ATCCCGGTGTTCGCCATCACGGCGCTGCTCGGCATCAACGCGTCGTACGGCCTGAACCGCACGCTCGGCTCGCTGATGGGCGTCTCGACGGCGGGCGTGATCGACCTCGACGATCCTGAGGCGACCCCGAGCCCCGACCCGGTGGAGCCGATCGCGAGCACCTGGGTGCCGCCGGCGGACATGCCGGAGGCCGGACGCATCGGCACCCCGGCCGGTGGCATCCCGAACACGAATTCGGGCTTCGACGCGCGACCGCCGCAGCTCTACCTGCCGCCGGCGGCGCTCGTCGACGACGCCCCGGGCCTGCCGCTCGTGATCATGATGATGGGACAGCCGGGCGATCCCGACGCCTCATTCATCGGCCAGGTGCTCGACGAGTACGCGGCGAAGAACAACGGGCTGGCGCCGATCGCGCTCGTCGTCGACCAGCTGGGCGATCCGGCCGAGGACCCGCTCTGCCTCGACACCGACCTCGGCAAGGTGGAGACGTACGTCATGCAGGACGTGCTGCCGTGGGCGAGGCAGCACCTCGACGTGCTGCAGGGTGCGAAGTACACGACGGTCGCCGGCTACTCCAACGGCGGCGGCTGCGCGGCGTACTTCGGCGCGAAGTACCCCGAGGCCTTCGGCAACGTGCTCGCCGTCTCGCCGGTGGAGTACGCGGGCGCCGAGCGCCCCGACGAGGTGCTCACCTCGATCTTCCGCGGCGACCAGGCCGCGTACGACGCGGTGAAGCCCGCGAACATCATGGCCTCGAAGGCGCCGTACCCCGACACGACCGCCGTCTTCACGGTCGGCGCGAACGACGGCACCTTCGCCCCCGGCGCGCAGCGATTGGCGGATGCCGCGACGGCGGCCGGCATGGCGACCACCTTCGTCAGCCTGCCCGACGCCGACCACGGCGTCAGCGGGCTCCTCGGCGGGCTGGACTCGGGCTTCGAGGTGCTGTACCCACGACTCGGATTGGCGGTGCCGTGACCGGGACTTCTCACGACTCGACGGACGTCGAGCCGGCAGGACGCCTGCGCTCCACGGGCGAGGCGATCGCCGCGTTCATCCGTCGCGTGCCCTTCAGCATCGCGCTCGCGGTGGTGCTGGTCGTCACGGCGATCGCGACGGGGACGGCCACGGGACCGGCGACGGATGCCACGGCGCAGGCGTGGGCGGCGGGCGTGACCACGACGCTCGACGGCGGGCGGTGGTGGACGGTCGCGACCGCGCTGGTCATCCCGTTCGACCCGTTCCAGCTGGTCTTCGGCGTGATCGCGTCGATCGTGCTGCTCGGGGTGGCGGAGCGCAGGATGGGCACCTGGCGCGCGATCGTCGCGTTCGCCGTGACGGGCGTCGTGGGCGTCGCACTGGGCACCTGCCTGCAGTGGGTCGGCTCCCTCGCCGGGGAGTGGTGGGCGGCCGGCACCGCGGCCGACCTGACGCTCGATCCGCTGGCGGGCATCGTCGGCGCACTCATCACGGCGACCGCGTTCATGGGGGTGCTCTGGCGTCGGCGCATCCGCATCGTGACGTTCTCCGCGATCCTCGTGTTCGTGCTCTACGACGGGGACTCGTCGAACGCGTACCGGCTGATCGCGGCCGTCGCCGGGCTGTTCCTCGGCGCACTGCTCACCGGCGACGCGTCGACGCTGCGGGCACGGCGCAGCTCGCACGCCGAGACCCGGACCCTCGTGGCGGCCGTGGTGGCGGTGACGGCGATCGGCCCGGTCGTCGCATTCGTGAACCGCAGCGACCTGACCCCGTTCGCGTTCGGCTCCTACCTCTTCGACGACGGCGCCGTCGACCTCGACGCCGTGATCTCGCAGTGCACCGTGACGACGGCGGAGGCGGCCGATGCGTGCGTGCGGCAGCTCGCGATCCTCAGCGCACAGGGCCCCGGCATGTTCGTGCTGTCGTTCGTGCCCGTGCTGCTCCTCCTCCTGGCCGCCTGGGGGCTGCACAACGGCCGGCGCTTCGCGTGGTGGCTGGCCATCGCGGTGAACGCGGCGATCATCGTCTTCGCGCGCACGGCGCTCGATGTCACGGTCACGACGGCCGACGTCGAGGACGGGACCTGGACGGTGTTCGACCTCGGCGAGCTCGTCGTCTGGGCCCTCGCGGTGCTCGCCCTGCCGGTCGGCATCATCGTGATGCTCGTCGTGACCCGGCGGCACTTCCGGATCCGCGCGCCACGCGCGGCCGTCGCCCGGTTCGTGGTGACGGTCGGCGCGACGTTCCTGTCGCTCGCCGTCGTCTACTACGTGGTCGGGTTGATCACCATCGACGAGTACTGGCCGGCGGCGTCACCGGCAGACCTGCTCATCGACACGGTGAAGCGCTTCGTGCCGCCCCACTTCCTCGCCGTGGTCGACCCCATCGTGCTCCCGGGGCACGACCTCACGAGCGTGCTCTACCAGGCGGTCGGCCCCGTCTTCTGGGCCGTGTTCCTCGTCGCCGCGGTGATCCTGATGCGCCAGGCCGACGCCGAGATGGGCTTCGCCGACCGTCTCCGCGCTCGGGCGCTCATCCGCCGTCACGGCGGCGGAACGCTCGGCTTCATGGCGACGTGGCCCGGCAACCTCTACTGGTTCGGCGACGACCGGCAGTCGGTGGTGGCCTATCGCGTGATCAACGGCGTCGCGATCACGACCTCCGACCCGATCTGCGCAGCGGATGCCGCGGGGCGGGTGGTTCGCGAGTTCGCCGCGTTCTGCGACGCGAACAGCTGGGTACCCGTCTTCTACAGCGTGCATCCTCGGGTGCTGCCCGTGTTCGAGGAGCTGGGCTGGCAGCACATGTCGGTGGGCGAGGAGACGCTCGTGCGCACCACCGGGCTCGAACTGACGGGCAAGCCGTGGCAGAAGGTGCGGCAGGCCCTGAACCGCGGCATCAAGGAGGGCATGACCACGGTGTGGACCACGTGGGATGCCCTCCCGCTCGCCACGGTCGCGCAGGTGAACGCGATCTCCGAGGAGTGGGTCTCCGAGAAGGAGCTGCCCGAGATGGGGTTCACCCTCGGCGGGATGGCCGAGCTGAAGGATCCCGACGTGCGCCTGATGCTGGCTATGGCTCCCGACGGGCGCGTGCAGGCCATCACCAGCTGGCTGCCGGTGTACCGCGACGGCGAGGTCGTCGGCTGGACCATCGACTTCATGCGCCGGTCCGACGACAGCATGAACGGGATCATGGAGTTCCTGATCGCGTCGGCGGCGCTGCACATGAAGGACATCGGTGCGGAGGTGCTGAGTCTGTCGGGCGCCCCGCTCGCATCGAAGCCGTTGGCGCCGGGCGAGATGGCACCCGACCCGACGGGGATGACCCGCCTCCTGGAGTTCCTCGCCCGCACGCTCGAGCCGGCCTACGGCTTCTCATCGCTGTTCCGATTCAAGGCCAAGTTCAACCCCGACTACGAGACCATCTCGATGGCGTATCCCGACCCGCTCGCGCTGCCTGCGATCGGCGTCGCCATCGGCAGGGCGTACCTGCCCGAGGTGTCGCCGAAGGAGGCACTGGCGCTCGCGCGCACCCTCGCGAAGTAGGCCACTAATTCACGCGAATCGACCGAAGCTCTGGTCTCGACGGTCGACTTCTGACATGCGTTGTGATTAGTCTGGCGAGAGTCAAGGGCGCCGAAGGCGTCCAGCCTGCACTCATGGAGGAAACATGTTCGCGAACCTCAACGGCTGGCACGCCGTCATCGTCATCGCCATCATCCTGCTGCTCTTCGGCGCTCCCAAGATTCCCCAACTGGCGCGGTCACTGGGTCAGTCGATGCGCATCCTGAAGACCGAGATCCGCGACGACGGCAGCGCCCCATCCTCCGACACGCCCGTCGCGAGTGCCGCGGACGAGCGCGCGGCCAAGTGATCCGCCTGACCTGATCAGGCATTTTTCAACGATTCAGACTTATGACGGACAACTGACTAAAGATTAATGTCGCGCTCCCGGCTTTCGCTTGACCTATTTGCAATTTGTGCCGTAGCGTTCGAGAGAAGCGCGCGGGGGGGCTCCGCCTCCACGCGGGCTGGGAGCGCGAAGACCGGTGTGAACCAGGCCTTCGCGCGCCCGTTCCGAGACTCGGTCCCGGTGCGACGCGACGTGGCGTCGGGTCAGGTCTCGACACACCCCTCTTCATGCAAAGGAGCATCATGGACGATCTGATCGATCGCGACGACAACCCCGAGCTCGGCCGCAAGCTCGGCCTCTCGCGGCGGCAGCTGCTCGCCGCGACGACGGGCATGGCCGCAGCCGCCGCGCTCGGCGCCGCCGCGTTCGGCGGTGGCCCCGCCCACGCCGCCACCCGCGGCGCCGCCGCAGCCGCAGCCGCTGGTGCGGTGAAAGCCGGAGGCAACGGCGTGCTGCTGCCTCCCGGCAAGCGCGGCATCATCCTCTACACCGTTCGGGATGCCATCTCGCGCGACCCGAACACGACCGACCTCGCGTCGGGCTTCAAGGAGGTCTTCCAGGAGCTGTCCCGGATCGGGTACAAGCAGATCGAGTTCGCCGGCTACGGCCAGCATGCCAACGCCGAGGGCGGGAACGTCAACAACGTCGCCGGCGCCCAGCTGCTGCGCACCTGGCTCGACGACAACGGACTCGAGGCCGAGGGCAACCACGGCTCGATCCCGTCGACGATCAGCGATGCCACCATCGCGCAGTTCGACGCGCAGTGCGAGGTCGCGAACATCCTCGGCTTCGGGCATATCGGCACGGGCAGCGACCCGACCGGCAGCGCCTACGTCGCCGACTGGGAACTCGCCGCCGAGCGGTGGAACTTCTTCGGCGAGCGCGCGGCGTCGCACGGGCTCAAGCTGTACACGCACAACCACGACATCGCGTACAGCTTCCTCCTCGACAGCGGACCGCTCGACGCGCTCGGTCGCCCGACGCGCTCGAGCGGCGTCCGTCGCCTGGAGCACTTCCTCGCGAACACCGATCCGAGCTACGTCTACCTCGAGATGGACATCTTCTGGGCTCACGTCGCGCAGTACAAGCACCGCAGCTTCACCGCGCCCGACGGCACCGTCGTCGAGAGCATCTTCGACCCCGCCGGGGTCGTATCGGCGCAGACCACCCGGTTCCCGCTGTTCCACACCAAGGACGGCAAGGTCAACACCGCGACGCCGAACGGCTACGACATGGTGCCGTTCGGACAGGGAGACATCGACTACACGACGTTCTTCCAGCGCATCGGCGCCAAGGGCTACCACAACTCGATGTGGGAGCAGGACACGGCGCCCGGCGGCAACGCCAACCCCGGCCAGTCACTGCAGTTCGCACAGGTCGCCTACGACGGCATGGCCGCGCTGCGCGGTTAGTCGTACCACTGCCCCGGGCCAGGCCGTAACCCGGCCCGGGGCATTCCCATATCCATGCACCCCTCTTCCAAGGAGACATCCATGTCCAAATCCAGAATCCGCCTGGGCGCGCTCGTGCTCAGCGGGCTCCTGGCGGTGACCTCGCTCAGCCTGAGCGCCGGAGCCGCCTCCGCCCACGATGGCGAGGACCACGGCGACGAGGTCGCCGCCACCACCTGGGCCAACTACGAGAAGGTCACGCTGACGAAGGACGTCGGCGAGCCGATCGACATGGCCGTGCTGCCCGACTCCCGCGTGCTCCACACCACCCGCGGCGGCCAGGTGCGCCTCACCGACCCCGCCCAGGGCACGACGACGGTGGTCAACACGATCGACGTCTACGCCAACTCGGAGGACGGCCTGCAGACGATCACCCTCGATCCCGACTTCGAGGAGAACGGCTGGGTCTACCTGTACTACGCCCCCCGGACCATGACGGCGCCCTACCCGGCGACCACGCCGACCGGTTCAGCGCCCAACAGCCTGCCGGCCGGCGCCGACGCGAGCTACTGGGACCAGTGGAAGGGCTACAACCAGCTCAGCCGGTTCAAGTGGAACTTCGAGACGAGCTCGCTCGACCTGTCGACCGAGCAGGCCATCATCAAGGTCGAGGTGCAGCGCGGCCAGTGCTGTCACGTGGCCGGTGACGTCGCGTTCGACAAGGACGGCAACGTGCTCCTCGCCACGGGCGACAACACCCCGGCGAGCGCACCCGGCGCGAGCGGCTACGCCCCGATGAACGACCGCGCCGGGTTCAACCCCGGCTTCGACTCCCGTCGCGGCGCCGGAAACTCGAACGACCTGCGCGGCAAGATCCTGCGCATCGACGTGCACGACGACGGCTCGTACACCATCCCGGCGGGCAACCTGTTCGCACCGGGAACGACCGGCGCACGTCCCGAGATCTTCGTGATGGGCGTTCGCAACCCGTTCCGGATCGACTACGACCCGGTGACGTCGGCGCTGACGTGGGGCGACTACGGCCCCGACGCGGGAACCGCCAACGATCAGCGCGGCCCGATGGGCTATGTCGAGTGGCAGTCCACGACGGTGCCGCTGAACGGCGGCTGGCCGTACTGCCACGGTCCGAACGCGAACTACAGCAACTGGGACTACGAGACCCTCACGGTGCGCGGCTGGTACGACTGCGCCGGCACGCTCGTGAACCCCTCGCCCTACAACACGGGCCTCCAGCAGCTGCCGTCGGCCACCGCACCGCAGATCTGGTACGGCGACCAGCCGACCCACCAGCCATGGACCGAGTTCGGCAGCGGCGGCCAGGCGCCGATGGGCGGCCCGACCTACCGCTACGACGAGGAGAACACCTCGGCGACCAAGTTCCCCTCCTACTGGAGCGGCAAGCCGATCATGGCCGAGTTCTCGCGCGACCGGATCTTCGTGTTCGACCAGGAGGACCCCGACGGCGAGGTGACGAAGATCCAGGAGTTCCTGCCGAACTCCGCCCTCACCGCGGCGGGCATGCCCGTGTGGGACAACGTGATGGACCTCGAGTTCGGCCCCGACGGCTCGCTCTACGTCCTCGACTACGGCGACGGCTTCTTCCGGCCGAACCCGGACGCCGGCCTCTACCGCGTCGACTACACCGTGGGCACGAAGGGTCCCCGCGCCGACCTCACCGCGTCGGTCACGTCGGGCCACGGCCCGCTCGAGGTCGACTTCTCGGCGGCGGGCAGCACCCACCCCGACGACCTCGCACTCAGCTTCGCGTGGGACCTCGAGGGCACGGGCACGTTCACCGAGGGACCCGCCGAGATCAGCCACACCTACACGCAAGACGGTCAGTACACGGCTCGCGTGCGGGTGACCGACAGCGGCGGACGCGTGAACCTGACCTCGGTCGTGATCACCGTCGGCAACACGGCTCCGATCGTGGAGATCGTCACCCCTGAGAACGGCTCGTTCACCGACTGGGGCGACCAGGTCGCCTTCGAGGTGAAGGTCACCGACCCCGAGGAGACGATCGACTGCAGCCGGGTGCTGTGGAGCTACGGCCTCGGCCACGACAACACCCACGCCCACCCGCTCTTCACGGGCACCGGATGCACCGCCACCATCGAGACGCAGTCCGAGGCGGGGCACGGCGAGACCGAGAACATCTACGGTGTGATCGGCGCGTCGTACACCGACGCCGGCACTGCGACCGCCCCGGCCCTGCTGGGCGACGCGGTGACGCTGCTCAACCCGCGCGAACTGCAGGCGGAGCACGCCGACGCCACGAGCGGCGGCACGCAGATCGTCGACGACACGACGGCGCACGGCGTGCGCAAGGTCATCTCGTTCGACGCGGGCGACTGGCTGGCATACGACCCGGTGAACCTCATCGGCATCACCGGCGTCGAGGCTCGCGCCATCGGCACGGGCACGCTGTCGCTGCACTGGGGTGCGCCCGACGCCGAGCCGTTCCTGACCATCGACGTCGCGAACACGAGCGGCGGCTGGCAGGAGGTCTCCTCGCCGCTCGTGAGCGTGCCCGAGGGCACGGATCGGGTCTACGTGACCAGCACCGGTGGAGTGGAGCTCGACCAGCTGGCGTTCACGACGTCGACGGACGACATCCGTGACCTGCTCGCGGCACTCAAGGCCGACCAGCGCATCACGCAGGGCGTGAAGGCGTCCTTCGGCGACACGCTGGCGGAGGCCGACGCGGCGCTGGCCGCCGGGGACACGACGACGGCGATCAGCAAGCTGCAGTTCATCGTCGACAAGGCTCCGACGCGAATCCGCACCGACGCCGACGCGGCGGCCCTCGTGATCCGTGGGGCCGAGGCGGTGATCGCCGACATCCAGCAGCGACTCCCGTAGGGCGCCACGATCCGGAAGCCCCGGTTCGCCGACAGGCGGACCGGGGCTTTCCGCATGTCTCGACGACCCCGACGCAGGCGAGACCACGCAGGCGAGCCGACGCGGCACGCGGACCGGACGCAGTCGGACTCCATCATGCCTGAGGGTGCGAGTCGGGAATCGGCTCCAGAGGAGCACGTCGCGGGGCGGCATCCGCCGGGATGCGGCTCGGCTGAAAACGGCGCGTTCCGGGTCGCACCCGTAACGCGCGACCCGGAACGCAGCGCCACCCCTCTTCCGGAAAGGTAGACGCCTCAGGCTAACACCGGGCCCGCGACGGCTCCTGTGCGCGAGGCGCGAATGGCCCGTGGATTGGGGGCGTGGCTCGGGCGCGACCGGCGCACGCGACGACGCCCCGACGATGCGAGATCGTCGGGGCGCCGTCGTGCGGGCGGGTTGGTGCGGCTAGCTCGAACGACCCGGGCGTGACGCGAAGCGCTGCTGCAGGAGCACGGCCACGATGATGATGATGCCCTTCACGACTGCCTGCACCGAGGTGGAGAGGTTGTTCTGCGTGAACACGTTCGTCAGCGTCGCGAAGATCAGCACGCCGAGGACGGTGCCGACGATCGTGCCGCGGCCGCCCACGAGCAGGGTGCCACCGACGACGACCGCCGCGATGGCGTCGAGCTCGTACAGCTGGCCGTGGGTGGAGGTGCCGGCGGTGGTGCGCCCGAGGATCATGACCGCGGCGATGCCGGCGCTGAGGCCGACCAGCACGTAGAGCGACACGAGGTGGCGCTTCACGCGGATGCCCGCGAGGCGGGTGGCCTCGAAGTTGCCGCCGATCGCGACCGTGCGGCGTCCGAACGTGGTGCGGCCCAGGAGGAACCAACCGCCGACGGCGGCGAGCACGAAGATCCAGATGAGCCACGGGATGGCGAGGAAGTCCCCGCGGAAGAACTCGAGGAAGCCCGTGACGCTGACGATCTGCGTCTGCTTGTTGGAGAGGAGCTCGGCGAGCCCTCGGGCGCCCACGAGCATGGCCAGGGTGGCCATGAACGGGACCACCTTGCCATAGGCGATCACGATGCCGTTGACGAGGCCTGCGAGCCCGCCGACCGCGATGGCGACGACCACCATGAGCAGCCAGCTCGACTGCGTGGCGCCGGTCTGGATCCAGGTGAGTGAGGCGACGACACTCGCGAGACCCATGACGGAGCCGACCGAGAGGTCGATGCCGCCGGCTGTGATGACGAAGGTCATGCCGATGCTGATGACGCCGATGATCGAGGCGAAGCGGATGATCGTCAGCAGGTTCTCGAAGTTCATGAACGTCTGGCCCGCGGTGATCCATCCGACGACCACGAGCAGGAGCAGCGCGATGATGAGGCCGAGGTTGCGACCGGCCGCGCCGCTCAGCAGGCGGCTCCCGACACCTCCGGACGGCTTCTGGCTGGGCTCGATGACCGTGGTCGCAGGTGCGGGTGCAGGGGATTGCTCGCTCACGCGGCGGTTCCTTTCATGACGAGGTCGAGCACGCCGTGCTCGTCGATCTCGGTGGCTGGGGTGATGTGGAGGACGCGGCCGTCGCCGATGACGAGCACGCGGTCGGAGAGTCCGAGGACCTCCTCGATCTCGCTGGACACCACGACGATCGCAGTGCCGGCGTCGGCGAGGCGACGGATGAGGGCGTAGATCTCGGCGCGGGCGCCGACGTCGACACCACGCGTCGGCTCGTCGAGCAGGAGCACCGACGTGCCGTGCACGAGCCAGCGCGCGAGCATGATCTTCTGCTGGTTGCCGCCGGAGAGCGTGCCGGTGATGCGGTCGGGGTCGGCCGGTCGGAGCTCGAGCGCGTCGATCTGCTCGCGGGTGACCGCGCGTTCGCGGCGCTCGTTCAGCACGCCGCCGCGCGCGAAGCGGGCGAAGGAGGAGAGCGTCACGTTCTGGAAGATGGGCTCCTCGAGGAGGAGGCCCTGGCTCTTGCGTTCCTCCGGCGAGAGCCCGACGCCGGCGCCGACCGCCGAGTTCACGGATCCCGCACGAAGCCGGGCGCCGCTCACCGACACGGTGCCCGCCGTCGGGCGGCGGGCGCCGTAGATGGTCTCGAGGATCTCCGAGCGGCCGGAACCGACGAGACCGGCGAGGCCGACCACCTCGCCGGCACGGACCTGGAACGTGACGTCGGAGAAGGTGCCGCGCAGTCCGAGGCCGGTGACGTCGAGGACCACGGGCGCATCGGACGGCAGGTCGCGATGCGGCGGGAAGACGAACTCGACGTGGCGGCCCGTCATGAGTCGGATGAGCTCGGGCGTCGGCGTGTCGGCGACCTGGAGGCCGGTGGCCATGCTCGAGCCGTCCTTGATGACGGTGATGCGATCGCCGATCTGCCGGATCTCCTCGAGGCGGTGGGAGATGTAGATGATCGCGATGCCCTGGGCCGTCAGCTCGTGCACGACCCGGAAGAGGTTCTTGACCTCCTCGGCGTCGAGCACCGCGCTCGGCTCGTCCATGATGATGAGCTTCGCGTCGTGCGACAGTGCGCGAGCCATGCTCACGATCTGCTTGTGGGCGGCGGAGAGCGTGCCGACCTCGCGATGCGGCGAGAGGTCGCCGTGGCCGAGCCGCTTGAGCAGGTCGCGAGTCGTCTTCGCCGCGCGCGCCCGGTGCAGCACCCCGCCGGTCGCGAGCTCGTGGCCGAGGAAGATGTTCTCCGCGATGGTGAGGCCGTCGACGACGTCGAGCTCCTGGTACATCGTCGCGACGCCCATGTCGATGGCGGCGACCGGGTTCGGGATGACGCGCCGCTCCCCCTGCCAGATGATCTCGCCGTCGTCGGGTTGATGCGCGCCCGCGAGGACCTTGATCAGCGTCGACTTGCCGGCGCCGTTCTGCCCGAGTACGCAGTGCACCTCGCCGGCGACCACGTCGAGATCGACGCCACGGAGGGCGGGAACTCCGGCGAACGCCTTCGTGATCCCGCGCATCGAAAGTAATGACGCTGGATTATCACCTTTGATCATGTGATGAACATAACAGATGCGCCCGGCTCTGGGCCAGCCTCACAAGGAGGAAAACGGCGACGATCTGGCGTCCGCCGGAATAAGGACTGCCGGACCGCGCGTCGGCGATTTATGACGACGAACAAACTTAAGTTGCCAACCAAGACGCCACTTATGCTACGTTGACGTTGTCAGCGCGGACGACGCGGCTGAGCTACCCTCCGGGGCAGCCGTGCCAGGGTCGAGAATCCTCGCCGGCACGTCTGCGAATCACTCACATTTGGAGGACACATGCGCACAGCGCGCACCCGACGGCGCATGTTCGCCGCAGCCGGCGCCCTCGTGGTCGCCGGTCTCGTGACCGGCTGCACGGCCGGCGCCGAGGAGGGCAACAGCGGCCCCACCAACAATGCGAACAACAGCGAGTCCGGTGACACCGTCACCATCGGCTTCTCCGGCCCCGCAGCCGACCACGGCTGGCTCGGCGCCATCAACTCGGGCGCCATCGCCGAGGCCGAGAAGTACGACGACGTCGAACTCGTCGTCGCCGAGGGCACGAACGACGCCAACCTGCAGATCAGCCAGGTCGAGACCTTCATCAACGACGGCGTCGACGCCATCGTGCTGCTGCCGACCGACGGCGCCGCGCTGACCGAGGTCGCGATCAAGGCGATGGAGGCCGGGATCCCGGTCATCAACGTCGACCGCGAGTTCTCCAGCCCGTTCGCCGCCCGCACCACCGTGCTCGGCGACAACTACGGCATGGGCGTCAGCGCCGGCACCTACATCTGCGAGAAGCTCGGCGACAACCCCGACGCCGTCGTCGCGGAGATCGCCGGCATCGACTCGCTCCCGCTCACGCAGGACCGCTCGAAGGGCTTCGCCGATGCGCTCGAGGACTGCGGGCTCGAGGTGAGCAACCGCGTCGCCGCGGACTTCACGGTCCAGGGCGGTGAGGCCGCCGCTTCGCAGCTGCTGGCCGCCGCGCCGAAGATCGACGCCATCTGGAACCACGACGACGACCAGGGTGTCGGCGTCCTCGCGGCGATCGACGCCGCGGGTCGCGACGAGTTCTTCATGGTCGGCGGCGCCGGCTCGAAGAACGCCATGGAGGCCATCAAGGCCGGCAACAGCGTGCTCGAGGCGACGGTCATCTACCCGTCGACCCAGGGTGCCGACGGCGTCGCGCTCGCGCGACTCATCGCCCAGAACAAGGCCCTCGGCGACCTCGTCGAGCAGGACGTGCCCAACCGCGTGGTGCTCTACGCGCCCGTCGTCACGGCCGACAACGTCGACACGTACCTGCCGACCGCCTTCACCTCCTAGCGCGGCGGTGCCCGGTCGACCGATCGGGAGCCATCGCACCACCCGCGGACGCCCGCGTCGCCACTGCGACGCGGGCGTCCGCCCCGGACCGGCCCGTCGAGGCCGATGAGAGAGAGAACGATGACCTCGATGCGGGTAGCCATGATCGGCTACGGATTCATGGGAGCCGCGCATTCGCAGGGGTGGCGCGTGGCGCCACGGTTCTTCGACCTGCCGGCGAGCCCCGACATGGCGCTGCTCGTCGGCCGCAACGGCGGCGCGGTCGCCTCCGCCGCCGAGAAGTGGGGATGGGCCGACACCTCCACCGACTGGCGCGCGGCGATCGCGCGCGATGACATCGACGTCATCGACATCGTGACCCCGGGCGACTCCCACGCCGAGATCGCCATCGCCGCCCTCGAGGCCGGCAAGCACGTGCTCTGCGAGAAGCCGCTCGCCAACTCCGTGGCCGAGGCCGAGATGATGGCCGCCGCCGCCGAACGCGCCGCCGCCCGAGGCGTCTTCGCCATGGTCGGGTTCACCTATCGCCGGGTTCCCGCTGCGACGTTCGCCCGGGACCTGGTCGCGCGCGGGGCCATCGGCGACGTGCGCAGCGTGCGCGCCGAGTACCTGCAGGACTGGCTCGTCGACGAGTCCGCGCCCCTCGCCTGGCGCCTCCAGAAGGAGCACGCGGGTTCCGGCGCCCTCGGTGACATCGGCGCCCACGCCATCGACCTCGCCCAGTTCATCACCGGCCAGCGCCTCACCGGTGTCGCCGGCACCATCGACACCGTGGTCGCCGAGCGGCCGCTCCTCGCTGAGGGCAGCGGACTCTCGGGCACCGCGGGCGCCGGCTTCGGTGCCGTGACCGTCGACGACGTCGCCCTGTTCACCGGACGCTTCGAGGGCGGTGCCCTCGGCTCGTTCGTCGCCTCCCGCATGAGCACGGGGCGCAAGAATGCCCTCCGCATCGAGGTCTCGGGATCGCGGGGCGCCGTCGCCTTCGACCTCGAGGACATGAACGCCCTGCAGTACTACGACCGCACCGCACCGTCGGACCGCCAGGGGTTCACGAAGATCCTGGTCACGGAGCCGGAGCATCCGTATCTCGACGCCTGGTGGCCCGCCGGTCATATGCTCGGCTACGAGCACGGGTTCGCCCATCAGGCGAAGGACTTCGTCGAGGCGATCGCCGGGGGCGTGCAGCCGACCCCGTCGTTCGCCGACGGGCTCCAGGTGCAGCGCGTCCTCGGCGCCGTCGAGCAGAGCTCCCAGGCGAACGGCACCTGGACGCCGACCACCTGAACCCGACACGAGCAACCACGTCACGAACGCATCAAGGAGGATCCAGTGACTCGACCGATCACCCTGTTCACCGGCCAGTGGGCCGACCTGCCGCTCGAGGAGGTCGCACGCCTCGCCGCCTCATGGGGCTACGACGGGCTCGAGCTCGCATGCTGGGGC
This DNA window, taken from Agromyces sp. 3263, encodes the following:
- a CDS encoding substrate-binding domain-containing protein → MRTARTRRRMFAAAGALVVAGLVTGCTAGAEEGNSGPTNNANNSESGDTVTIGFSGPAADHGWLGAINSGAIAEAEKYDDVELVVAEGTNDANLQISQVETFINDGVDAIVLLPTDGAALTEVAIKAMEAGIPVINVDREFSSPFAARTTVLGDNYGMGVSAGTYICEKLGDNPDAVVAEIAGIDSLPLTQDRSKGFADALEDCGLEVSNRVAADFTVQGGEAAASQLLAAAPKIDAIWNHDDDQGVGVLAAIDAAGRDEFFMVGGAGSKNAMEAIKAGNSVLEATVIYPSTQGADGVALARLIAQNKALGDLVEQDVPNRVVLYAPVVTADNVDTYLPTAFTS
- a CDS encoding Gfo/Idh/MocA family oxidoreductase; translation: MTSMRVAMIGYGFMGAAHSQGWRVAPRFFDLPASPDMALLVGRNGGAVASAAEKWGWADTSTDWRAAIARDDIDVIDIVTPGDSHAEIAIAALEAGKHVLCEKPLANSVAEAEMMAAAAERAAARGVFAMVGFTYRRVPAATFARDLVARGAIGDVRSVRAEYLQDWLVDESAPLAWRLQKEHAGSGALGDIGAHAIDLAQFITGQRLTGVAGTIDTVVAERPLLAEGSGLSGTAGAGFGAVTVDDVALFTGRFEGGALGSFVASRMSTGRKNALRIEVSGSRGAVAFDLEDMNALQYYDRTAPSDRQGFTKILVTEPEHPYLDAWWPAGHMLGYEHGFAHQAKDFVEAIAGGVQPTPSFADGLQVQRVLGAVEQSSQANGTWTPTT